Part of the Sphingobacterium sp. LZ7M1 genome, CATTCCTCACTTTCACATGTTCAGACAGGCTTATCAACCGGAGCTTATACATCGCGAATGGCACTTGCCTACCCCCCAAGGATCCCCATAGGTAATTGATCTGTTCAAAGGATAAGGTGAAGAGCTCCATATTAAAATGGAAGGGTTCAGTATTGTCAGGATCAATTGGATTAATATTTACAGGATTGGATGATGAAAAACTGCTTTTACTTTGCAGAAAACGGATCACCATGGATAGCCTTTTCAGGGCCAATAAATAACCGTCTCCAGCATAATTGCATGTAATCAATACATAAAGATTGATATAGATAGCAGGGTTTTCATAGTATGCTGAACCATCTGGCATCCGTCGCAACGGCGATTGATTCTTCAGGGTATTCTCCTCCTCAATATTGACCAGACTGATTACAATATTATCGGGCAAACCATTGCCTGCAGAAGTTTCAGACAAACCAATATTATCGATGATGACTCCGGCCGCATTATCTCCTTTAGAACTTAAATAAGCCAGCAGTTCAGTCTTAAACAATATAAGGGCTTGATCTATCATGATGATTGGTTATTGATGGAAGCTAGAGTGCTTGTTCCTAGATACTGTAATTCTTGAATAAATTTCTGCATAAAACCTTTCCACATCAATAGCTAGCAATAGTCATTTCATTGAAGGCAGCTGTCATTCCTTTATTTTCTAAATGTCAACTTGAGGTTTCCCCGAAGGGTCTTGGAACAATCCATGCCTCATTTTTAAAAAACTAGCGAGGGTGAAATATGTGTAGATGGAAGATTGGTAATAATGGCTAACCCCAGCAGAGGTGAAATGTCATTAAATTAAGTTTTTTGGTGTCATGTTGAGGAACGAAACATCTCGGAGAAATGCGAGCTTTCGAAATTAAATTTATCATTTAATGAACCTCAAGCAGGGGGATATTTAGTCCTAATTTTTAATTCTCACATTTACGCAAAAAAGAAACAATGAAAATTGTTGTCATCTCGACTTCGCTGACCCTTTAGGATATAGTCGATGGTTATTTGGATAAGCTTTTCAATGAAGCCCACTTTTGTACATCTCCAATTCTGAACGCTAAGTGAAGAATCTGTATGGTTTACCAGCATCAATTCCTTCATCCTGTACCGAAGGTAAAGGACCTGTAAGCCATTTCAATTATAGTTTGTATACCTCCGAGAATCTTCGTTCCTCAGATTGACACAAAAAATTAAACTTAATGCTTTTACCTTAAAGGCATTCATCCTAAACCATATTGAACAATATGGCAAACTTGGTCAGATGACATAGATTATTAATCTCCAATTTGTTGGTAATGTTCTTTCGATGGTTGTTCACGGTATGGATGGAAATAAACAACAACTCCGAGATATCCTGGCTAGACTTACCTTCAACAATCAACTTGATGACTTCCTTTTCACGTTTGCTCAGCAACATCACACGGTTACAATACTTTTGGAAATAGGATTCATCATTTAAGGAAAGTGGTTTATTCTCTGCCTTATTCAACTCAAAAGCATATCGAAATAATATCCCAGGCTGGCTTTCATCACCAAGGGCAAATAATTTACTGGTAGCAAAATGCCATTTATAATCGCCAATCTGCTGTGGCCTTGCACGCTGAAAAAAGAAATAGACCTTATTCAATTCTTTTTGCCGGATAGCATGGAAAAGCTCCGGCATTAAAGGGACAATATCTTCAGGAGGAAAGAAGAAATCAAAATAAGCTAACCAGATCTGTTCAGTTTCTGGGTTAGCATGATTCATCCCATCCGTTCTACATTTATAAAAGAAGGAATTCGTTGGCTCTTTATGATTCTCAACAACTAAGTTTCCTACATCAAAATCACCTATTTCCACCTTTAGGAATTTCTGCTGCAGAATCTGGCCAACCATATCAATAATATGACCGTTGAAATCGTAATATTGGCTTGATTGTGTATCCTGTGTTAGATTCATCGGATGCGTATTAAAAGTTAGCGAAACGTCTAAAATCAAAATCAGTAATTAACCAATATTGATTCAATTTGAATTAAATCTAATGCTTAATGGCAATAATTTAAATGGCAATGAGTAGGATATAACTTTGAATGAGTAAGGCCTATTAAATAATTAGTGAACGGCTTTTTTGATTTTTCAAACTGCTTATGAAATATCTTATAACTAAAGACTTATAATTTCAGAAAGCAAAAATATATAAAAATGAAATAGATTATATATCGCTTACCTAAAAAAATCAATTAATTATCATTATAAATAAAAATAAGCGTACAACAAACTTTTAATTGAGCTAAAAATATCTAATTGCTTTCATACAAACCAACTGTTAAAAAATGCTAACTTTTTAATAATAAACTGGTTATTATGTTAAAAACGTTAAAGAAATTTCTTTTTCAATTACTTTGGAATAATTTTACCGTATAGAAATAATTATCGTTTTAATACAAATTATTTTCATATGAACTATCCTTTATTTTCAACACTGATTCTCTGCTGCGTCCTGAATATAAGTTACGCCCAAGACTCTTTACCTGCAAAAACCCATTCAATCGGAATAGGTCCGATGCTGGGTTATGATTTTTCCCATCATGGTGCTTCCTATGGAGTAGGAATGATCTATGAATACCGACCTTTAAATAAAATAAGTTTCTTTTCAACCTTAAATTATGAGGTCACCGTTCGGGGTATATCCAAAAATGTTCTTTTAACGATGCCTGAAATCTGGAAACATGAGGTTTTTTCCCTGAATGGAGGAATTCGATATTATCTTTCGAAGAACCTATATATTGCCGGATCTTTAGGGTTAGCTTTTGAAGGCAGCACCCTACAAAAAGCAGATGGACAAAGGATAGGTCCTGATTTCAAACCTGCTTTATATCGTTCATTGGTTGCCGGCTACCAAATCCCATTGATCAATAAGGATATCATCGAGATTGAAACTGGTTTTTCTGGAACAAAAACCTCCAATCGGGGCAGTATGGTCGCACGGTATAAGTTTTAAAAATAAAGAAAGCCGTCAATCGACGGCTTTCTAAATAAACATCTATAACACTTAATAGCCCTTATTTTGCACTAGTTTATTATTATTCCTGATTTCTGCTGTAGGCTTTGGAAACAATAACTCCCGCTCGGTCAAAACTGGACCATAGGAGAATTTGTGACCTACGTAATTGTCGAATTTCTTGGTACTCACATTGAAAGCCTTCCTCAAGCGGACCATATCAAACCAAGTGACATTCTCATAGCAGAGCTCATGCCAACGCTCTTTCCAGATAGCTTCCCGAAGTTGATCCTTGGATAAACCGCTCAAGTTTGGAAGTTCTGCCCTTTTTCTGATCGCATTGACCGCATCATACACCTTTTGGTTAGGTCCAGTCACTTCATTTGCTGCCTCAGCATACATCAACAACAAATCAGCATATCGAAGGATAGACCAATTCAGGTCACTGTTTGTCGTACTTGTCTGCGCCGCCTCATCAAAATGCTTATATAGGAAATATCCCCCTAAATTGACTTCTTTGCTACGATCAGACTCATGGGTATATTTGGTAAAGAAAAACTGCTTTTCAGCTCGTCGTAAGTCATTTGCATCATAGGATTCCACAAAATCCTTGGTAGCATAGATTCCACCTGTTTCATCTGAATACGCAGATATATTCTTGTTGTAAGGAATGATGGCGACTTGCCAATTGGAGGCAATGACCTGCGTTTTATATTGAATGCTAAAGATATTCTCTACCCCATTTTTCTTTTTGGGATCATGTAGATCGGCATAGGCAGGGAACAATTGATATTGCTTGGAGTTGATGACTTCTTCAGATGCTTTGGCTGAAAGGTCAAAATAAGCTGCCCCTTTGTTCAATGGATAACCGGCCATGGTCAAGTAAACCTTTGCCATCAAGGATTTAATAATTCCCATATTTACTTTCCCACTTTGATCACTCCATGGCAAACCGGAGTTCTCTGCAACTTTCAGATCACTTACTATTAATTCATAGACCTTCTCTACGGTTGCCTGTTCTGGGTAAAGCTGCTCTGATGTCAGACTTACAGCTTCCGTTACCAAAGGGATTTCCCCAAACATCTGCACCAGATTAAAATAGAAAAATGCCCTTAAGAAATGAGCTTCTCCTAAGATCCGTTTCTTTTCAGCTTCATCCATCGTGATTTGAGGAATATACGTAATTGAAAGGTTTGCATTTCCGATACCTTTATAATAGGTCGTCCAATAGTCTAGGCCATAACCATTGTCTGAAGTGTTTCTGAGGTCCTTTACGTAGTAACTGTTTACCGCCTGACCTAAATCTGTTCCCGCCAATCCGGTAGCAAATTCAAGCATCATCCAGGTTCCCCCACCAAATCCACTTACCATTGGGTTTCTTAAATTGGCGTAAATAGCACTTACGGAACTACGGGCATGTTCAGGTTTGGTGAAATAGTTCTCCACCGTAAAATTACTGGGATCGGATTCGTCCAAAAAACCCGAACAGCCTACTATACCTGCCGTTAATATTACGGCTGTAGTTATTTGAATCGTTCTCTTGATATATTTAATGTATTTCATGATTTTCCTGTTTTATTATAATCCAATGTTTAATCCGAATGTAAATACCCTTGGTCTTGGATAATCATATAGACCAAATCCCTGATCAAATGCAGAGCCTGAATTAGAAACCTCTGGATCATAACCCGAATATTTCGTGATCACAAAGAAGTTCTGTACGGAAGCAAAAAAGCGTAGTCGATCCAATTTCATTCTTGAAACTACATCTGGATTCAATGTATAAGAAAGCATTAGGTTTCTACCTCTGATAAAGGAGGCATCTGAAACTTTATGGCTATCGTTATTTGTTGTATAATAGGCATTGATAGGTCGTACCTGTGCAATCGGAGTGTTTTGGTTACTCTCTGTCCAAGCGTTCAATACCGTCTTATAACTGTTTGCTATCCCCTGTCTGTCCTCAGCAGAGTGAATACTGCGATCAATCACGTCATTACCAAACATATATTGCAAATCGATCAATAAGGATAGATTTTTATATTTGAAGGTGTTGGAGAATGTTCCATAACCATCTGGAATCCCTCTACCAATAATGGTTTTATCATTATCATTGATGACGCCATCTCCATTGATATCCTGATATCGCACATCACCAGGAAGCATATTATATTTCTTGGCTTCAGCTTCGTCTGCGCTGGACCAGGTCCCTAGATGTTGGAAACCCCAAAAAGATCCAACCGGCTCGCCTTCTCTGATAATGGTCGCACCACTATAGATATCTGCACCACCAATCAATCTCAAAACTTGGTTTCTGTTGTAGGAGAAATTGAACAATCCTGACCAACTGAAAACATCATTGCCGATATTGGCCACGTTGACGCCAAATTCTATCCCATCATTTTTCATACTTCCGATATTTCTGAAAATGGTTCCATACCCACTGGACAATGGAATCGGGGCATCGAGTAGCATATCGTTAACCTGACGGTGATATACATCCAATTCGAAGTTCAACTTGTTTTGGAACAAACCTAATTCAAGTCCCAGATCGACTTGCTCCGTCCGCTCCCATTTTAAAGTTGGGTTGGCAATTCTGCCAGTCCCTACACCGACCATACGATCACCACCTTGAATGATTTCATAATTCCCCATACCGGCTAATGCGCGGTAGGCTGGGATTTCAGAGTTACCCGTTGCTCCATAGCTCATCCTTAACTTCAAATTGGAGATGCTCTCCGAATCTTTTAAGAAGTTCTCTTCATTGATTTTCCATGCCACTGCTGCAGAAGGGAAAAAGGCATATTGGTTATCCTGTCCAAATTTGGAAGATCCATCCACACGACCAGTAAAGGTGAATAGGTATTTGTTCAACAAGGTATAGTTGATCCTCGTGAAGTAAGAGTTCAATCCATTGGCATTCGCACCTGAAGAAGGTGCATTCATGGTAGCCCCTGCTCCCAAATTATTGAATTGATAGTAGAAATCCGTGTACTTGCTGGAACTGGCATAGGAACCAAAATAATCGGTATGCTGCCATGAAAAACCTAACATAGCATTAATGGAATGAATATTTCCAAAATCTTTTAAGTAGGTAAAATAGTTCTCAAATTGCCAGGAGTTGAATCGTTTATTGTCCACATTGGCAGAACCATCACTTGAAATATATTGCAGACCTACAGCTGCTGCATAATCTTTTCGTTGATTGATGATATTCGTACCAATCGAGGTACGGAACTCTAACCCATCCATTAATTTTATATTGGCATACATATTACCAATAAAGGGTTGGGTAGATAGGTAATAAAGTCTTTCATCAGCTACACGGATTGGGTTATCCCCACCTTCCATACCTGGATAATCGCGGTTACTTGCCCATCTACCATCTGCATATCGAACAGGTATCAATGGCAATGCCTCAAGTACCTGACGCATCATGGTAATTCCTCCACCGCCCAATTCATCAACTTGCTTATCCTTTTGATCCGTATAGCTCAATACACCACCTACCTTTAACCAATCTTTGATCTCAGTATCAAATACAAATCTTGCTGAATATCTTTTCTGCCATGAGCCATATGCAACGCCTTGTTCATTTCTGTAATTCACAAATCCACCATAAGAACCTTTTTCATTTCCATTGGTAAAAGCCAATTGATGGTTCTGTGTAATGGCATTTCGGAAAGCCTCCTTCTGCCAATCCGTATTGTAAAGCGGTTTGCCATTGGAATCAAAAAGTAATGGGTTGGTCCGTTTGGTTTTAGGATCGGTATATTTTGTGCCTGTAGCCCAACCTACAGGGTCAAATTTCTTAGCATTCTCATAGGCTAATTCTTCAACAGCTAAGAATTCTTCTGAACTCAAAACCGGCAATAATTTTGGAGCATACCCTACCCCAACCTCTGCATCATATGTAGCTCTTCCACCTCCAGAAGTACCACGCTTAGTAGTTACAATAACGACCCCATTGGCACCACGGGCACCATAGATAGCTGTTGATGAGGCGTCCTTTAATACCTCCACGGAAGCAATATCATTTGGATTGATATAATCAATCGGTGAACTACCATTCTGTAATCCATCTCTACTCATGATTACACCATCTATTACGTACAATGGATTATTGGTGGTGGAGATGGAACTTGACCCCCGGATCCTGATATTGGCCCGACCGCCTGGACGGCCAGAGCTGGTGGAAACATTTACACCCGTTATTTTTCCTCCTAGGGCTTGGTTCAGATTGGATGCTGGTCTTTCACGCAATGCCTCGCCTTGAACGGTACCAACTGCACCGGTCAGATCACTTTTCTTGACTACCCCATACCCTACAGCTACCACTACTTCTTCAATGGATTCAGAGGAGGTACTCATCTGAACATTGATTTCCGTTCGGTTGTTAACTGATTCGCTATGGGTAATATAACCTATAAATGTAAAGGTCAGGTTAGCATTTGAACTGGTCTTGATTTCATAAACACCATTGGTATCAGTGCTTGTACTGGCATTGCCAGAGCTACTCTTGATCGAAACACCTGCTAAGGGCTCGTTGTTAGTCGAGGTAACTCGTCCAGTAATCGTGAGTTCCTGGGCATATGTCATTTTTGCTAACAAGAAAAATAACAATAAAGGAACACATCGGATGTAGGTTCTCATCATGGTTTTAAGTTTAAAAGGTTTATATTATGTGTTATTTGTTTTCTTAAAAAAACAGGAATACCAGCTCCTAAAACTCTTAACCAAAAACCAATACACACCCACCTCGCCCTATTTAAAGGCAAATAAATCCCATCGAGTAGAAATCCACTCAAAGCCCAGGATTACCCTGGATCTTATATGTAACTTTTGTATCTAATTATTCTGAGTCTGTTCTTAATTAGTGTTTACAGGTTATATGGTTAATTGTCTGAGCAATATGTGGTTGTCCCAGTTCAACTTAAAACTAAGATAGTCCTCTCTTTCCGATTATGTGTCCTGTACTATCCTGACTTTTACCATTTTCTCCCTTCCTTTCCTAACAATTCCTTAATTTCGTCATCATAAAATTTGATTAAATAATGAAAAAGCTACTGGCATTACTATTATTAAGCTCTTCAGTTGCTTATGGTCAAAGAGGTTTCACAATCGATGAAACGGTTTATGGACCAAGCAAGTTTGCTCCTAAAACACTGACTGCAGCAAAATGGATCAAAGATGCAGATGCATTCTCCAACCTGGACAGTACTTACCAAAACCTATTGGCTCGCGAAGCAAAGAATAATTGGAATCCTGTTCAATTGGCTTCAACCAACGATATCCTACAAGCCTTAAAGGAAATAGCCGCAAATGATAAATTCTCATTACGCTCCTTTCCAAATAATTACAAATGGATTGATAAGGAAAACATCAACCTGGTTATCAATGGTGAAAAAAACAGCTATAACATCAATTTCAATGTAAACAGCAAAAAAGCTAAGCTCAATGCGACCCTTCCAAGTAACAGGGATGCTGAGGAATTTAGCCATGCAAATAAAAACACGGCCTACCTGATCGGTAATAATATTGAAATCCTTAAAGCCGATGGCAGCAAAATAACCGTCACCAAAGACACAGTTGATGGCATAGTAAATGGGAGCTCTGTCGTTCACCGTAATGAATTTGGTATTGCCAAAGGAATGTGGTGGTCGCCAGATGACAAAAAGCTGCTTTATTATCGCAAGGATGAAACCATGGTCAGCAAATATCCATTACCGCAATGGGATACCCGAGTGGCCAGCATTAAGGACATCCGCTATCCTATGGCTGGTATGAAAAGTGAGGAAGTTACATTGAACATCTTCAATACAGAAACTGGAGAGTATGTTCAGTTGCAAACTGGGGAACCAAAAGAACAATACCTAACAATTGTAACATGGGATCCTTCAAATGAGTTTGTATATGTTGGGGTATTAAACCGAGGACAGGACCATCTAAAATTGAATAAATATGATGCAAGAAGCGGAGCTCTTGTGCAAACTTTATTCGAAGAATCTTCAACTTCTTGGGTTGAACCTCAGGTAGCATTGGAATTCCTGCCAAATAACCCGAATCAGTTTTTATACCAGACCGATAAAGATGGCTTTAACCAACTTTACCTTTATACCACAGATGGTAAACTGATCAAAAACTTAGGTTATAAGGATGTCATAGTAACAGATTTTCAAGGATTTGATGCGAAAGGAAGTAAAGGATATTACATTGGCGCCAGTAATCAGGGAATGGAACGCCATTTATTTGAAGTCGATCTGAAATCTGGAAAAACTACCCAATTGACCAGTATCAATGGTACGCATAATGCAACTGTTAGTAGCTCTGGAAAGTATATTTTGGATCAATACAGCAATTTGGATATCCCTAATATCGTTCAGGTTATTGACAAAAAATCTAACAAGGCCGAAAAACTGGTTACAGCAACTAATCCATTCACTGGAAAGGTTGATTTACCTAAAATTGAGTTCAAAACCCTTACCTCAGCAGATGGTAAAACACCTTTGAATGCTAGAATCACCTATCCTGTCAATTTCGATCCCAATAAGAAATATCCTGTGATGGTTTATTTATATGGTGGATCGCATGCGCAATTGGTTACGGACAAATGGCTAGGTGGCGTGGGTTATTTCGATTTATACATGGCACAGCAAGGATACCTTGTCTTTACGATGGACAATAGAGGTTCCGATGCACGCGGTCGTGACTTTACCCGCATAACCCATCGCAATCTAGGTGAAGCCGAAATGGCTGATCAATTGAAAGGTATTGAATACCTTAAATCCCAACCTTATGTAGATGCAGAAAACTTGGGAATATTTGGCTGGAGCTTTGGTGGATTTATGACGAGCTCATTGATGACCAAACATAACGATATCTTTAAAGCTGCAGTAGCAGGTGGACCGGTAATCGATTGGAAATATTATGAAGTGATGTATGGCGAACGCTATATGGATACCCCACAGGAAAATCCTGAAGGGTATGAAAAAACCTCTATGCTAGACAAGGCTGATCGATTGAATGGTCACTTATTGATTATTCATGGTGCTCAAGATCCTGTAGTAGTTCAACAACATAGCATGGAATTTATCCAAAAATGTATTGAAGCCGGTAAACAGGTTGATTACTTCCTATACCCAACACACGAACATAATGTAGTTGGAAAGGATAGAATCCACATGTACGATAAAATTGCAAAATACTTCAATCTATATCTTAAGAAATAGATTGGATCAAGCCCATTAAAAATCCCTAATACCTAATCGTATTGGGGATTTTTCAATTAATAAAAAGTCGATTTGAAAATATAATGGTATAATTTCCAATCCAATCCATATCCTGATTTTACTTTTCTATTTTTGAAAAAAAACTTAAACCATTGAAAAGGATTATTGCCATACTTTGCTTCATTTTCTCTATTCAATTTAGCATCGCCCAAACATCAAAAATCTCCGGAACAGTTAAAGATTCACTATCATCAGCTCCAATAGCCTATGCCAGTATAGGATTATTAGATGTCAACAAAAAGGTAATCGATGGAATGATTACCGATACAACCGGTAGATTTCAGTTCACGGACCTGAAAAATGGTCCATACATATTACAGATCAAGTTTATTGGCTACAGTCAAAAGAACAGTCCAATTGAAATAAAGGGTCAAAAATCCATTGATTTAGGAAACATCTTAATTTCTAGTGCTCAGCAAAGTTTAGAACAGGTAACTGTTACGGCAAATATCGCTGCCCAGAAACATAGCAGTGATCGACAGACCTATCAAGCCAGCCAATATAAAAATGCTGTCGGCGGAACTGCTTTAGATATCGTCAAAAACCTTCCTTCAGCATCAGTTGATGCCAATGGAAACATCAGTATGCGTGGGAATTCAGGTGTTATCGTACTAATCAATGGTAAACCATCCTTTATAGATCCTGCTACCATACTCGGGCAGATTGCTGCCAATGATGTTTCAGAAGTGGAATATATCACAAGCCCTACTGCGCAGTATGATCCAGATGGAAAAGGTGGTATTATCAATTTAAAAACAAAGAAATCAGCAGCAAATGGATTCGCATGGATCTTAAACCTTCAGACTGGCTTACCTAGCATCGACGATTATGACAATATCGAAAGTCAAAAACGATTCGGAGGTGATATTTCTTTCCAATTGAAAAAAGATAAGCTGGAACTCAATGGATCTGCCAACTACCTTCGAAATGATAATGCTGGCTTCAGGGATGGTGATGTAAATACCATCATTGGAGACAAACAAACCTTCTTCCCTTCAAAAGGAGAACGTAGTTTTGACAAATACAATTACGGATTAAGATTAAACGCTGCATATGAACTATCTGAAAAACACAACCTGAATTTAGGGGTTCTGGCTTCAAGAAGATTCCAAGATAGGCTCGCTGATATTCATTATAATAACAGAACTATCCAGCCTTCCAGCGGCGATCAAATCTCCAGCTTAGATTACTTCAATTCCAATCTACAGAACAAACAAGGTGAGTTTTACTTAGTGGACTTCTCTTATCAATATAAAATAAATCCAAGGCACTCCCTACAATTGGGAGCCATCTATGAATTTGCCAACATCTATGGATCCACAAAAAATGGGAATATTGAAAACAACGTCGATACGGTGCAATGGTCCCATAATATCTATACAAATCCATTGCATGGTTTGCGGCTTTCCCTACAACATCAATGGAAATTCGACAATGCAGAATTGATTTCAGGTTACCAACTAAGGAATGATAGGCAAAAGGGAAATTTTGAATACTTTTATAAGGAAAAGGGTGGCCAATACCTTCAAATAAACCCTGAATTCACGGGCCGTTTAAATGCAACCAACCGAGTACATGCCCTGTTTAGCCAATATGACCGGAAATTCAACAACACACAACTTTCCCTTGGCCTTCGTTATGAGTATTATCAAAGAGATCTCCTGCTATTGGACAATAATCAAGAATATCCCTATTCCATCCACCAACTCTACCCAAGCTTTAATCTGATGCATGATCTGGGAGCTGGTTGGTCATGGAAATTAGCAGCTGCAAGAAGGGTGCAAAGAAACAATAACTTTGAGCTAAACCCTATTCCTGAGCGTGAACACTCGGAAACATTGGAACAAGGTGATCCGGAGTTATTACCTGAATTCACTACAAATGCGGAAACGGGACTTGTGAAAAAATTAAATGCAGGTAGTTTATTCTTGAATGCTTACTACCAACATACTAAAAATCCAATCCAGCGTGTAAACTCTGTTTATGCGGATACGATCTTACGCCGTGTATTTACCAATGCAGACTATGCTTCAAGATATGGTATGGAAATCGGTGGCGAGGGAAAGCCATTGTCATGGTTAAAGGTCAATGCTGGTGCAAATATTTATAATTACAAGGTTTCAGGAAAGGTACTGAACTATCAAGAAACCCGAACAAACCAAGACTGGGTGTACTCCATCAATGCTGGGATACAAGCAGATTTTGCTCCAACTTGGAGCACCGGTTTACAGGTCAATTACCTATCCGAAAGACCAACAGTTCAAGGAAAGGATTCAAGGTTCCTGACTCCACATTTCAACCTCAGTAAGGGATTCTTAAAAGGTGCCATTACGGCTCAATTGCTATGGCAGTTTATCGAACTCAACAAGAAATGGGGAGTTAATGAACAAAGAATTACGACCTATTCAAATGATTTCTATACCACGACAAATTACATCTATGAAAAGAATGTCTTTTTGATCAATCTGAATTTCAACCTACATAAATTGAATCAGATCATTAAACTTCCAAAAAGTGAGTTCGGTGAGAAGGAATTTTAAGGATCTTGTTTCTTGAATTCCGTGGGTGTAATTCCTGTATAGCGTTTAAAGTACTTTGAAAAATTAGATTTATCAGAGAAGCCTAGCATGAAAGCAATTTCTGAAATGCTGTTTGATGTGTAAAACAATAGCCTTTTGGCTTCTTTGATAATATATCCCGCCAATACCTCGGATGCCGTAAGGTTAACATGCTTCTTACAGGCAGCACTTAAATTTTGTGGACTGGTATTTAATTGGGAAGCATAATGAGCAACATGGTTGACCACTTTTGCCTCTTTGTTCAGCAATTCGCAAAACTTTATATACAGGTTGTTCTGGATGAACTTTGAAGAAATCTGTTGATCAGCATTCTCCAAAACCTTTGCCAACATGGCTTTAAACAACCCTTCCTGTACGATTTTATTATTCTCTGTCGCCAACAATCCTAAAATCTGTTCTATGGCAAGTTTCTCTTTTAAGAAGATTTGGTCAAATTGGACAACCTCTTCCACTAACCTACTGATTTCAAAATCTAAGCTTTGCTCCACAAATAATTTCTTCAGCAAAAGCACATAGCCTTCTACGGGATTTTCCAATTCCCAATGATGTACATTATCCTTTCGGATTACCAAGATACAGGGTACTTTCACCTCTGCTTCCTTCCCATCAATATAATGTCTACCGCTGGTCGAAGAAAGGAAAACCAATTCTAGATAACCATTATGTTTATGAGGTCTCGTTCGATTTTTAGCTCGATCAAATGCAGCTACTTTTATCAGTCGCTGAGGCTCTAGTTTATCCTTAATGGTTATTTTCTTTCCTTGCATCTTGTGAAACTATTATATTTCCGCTATTCCATCAAATATATTGGAATTCCTTA contains:
- a CDS encoding DUF4255 domain-containing protein codes for the protein MIDQALILFKTELLAYLSSKGDNAAGVIIDNIGLSETSAGNGLPDNIVISLVNIEEENTLKNQSPLRRMPDGSAYYENPAIYINLYVLITCNYAGDGYLLALKRLSMVIRFLQSKSSFSSSNPVNINPIDPDNTEPFHFNMELFTLSFEQINYLWGSLGGRQVPFAMYKLRLISLSEHVKVRNAPLIEEIETKLSKIN
- a CDS encoding RagB/SusD family nutrient uptake outer membrane protein codes for the protein MKYIKYIKRTIQITTAVILTAGIVGCSGFLDESDPSNFTVENYFTKPEHARSSVSAIYANLRNPMVSGFGGGTWMMLEFATGLAGTDLGQAVNSYYVKDLRNTSDNGYGLDYWTTYYKGIGNANLSITYIPQITMDEAEKKRILGEAHFLRAFFYFNLVQMFGEIPLVTEAVSLTSEQLYPEQATVEKVYELIVSDLKVAENSGLPWSDQSGKVNMGIIKSLMAKVYLTMAGYPLNKGAAYFDLSAKASEEVINSKQYQLFPAYADLHDPKKKNGVENIFSIQYKTQVIASNWQVAIIPYNKNISAYSDETGGIYATKDFVESYDANDLRRAEKQFFFTKYTHESDRSKEVNLGGYFLYKHFDEAAQTSTTNSDLNWSILRYADLLLMYAEAANEVTGPNQKVYDAVNAIRKRAELPNLSGLSKDQLREAIWKERWHELCYENVTWFDMVRLRKAFNVSTKKFDNYVGHKFSYGPVLTERELLFPKPTAEIRNNNKLVQNKGY
- a CDS encoding TonB-dependent receptor, producing MMRTYIRCVPLLLFFLLAKMTYAQELTITGRVTSTNNEPLAGVSIKSSSGNASTSTDTNGVYEIKTSSNANLTFTFIGYITHSESVNNRTEINVQMSTSSESIEEVVVAVGYGVVKKSDLTGAVGTVQGEALRERPASNLNQALGGKITGVNVSTSSGRPGGRANIRIRGSSSISTTNNPLYVIDGVIMSRDGLQNGSSPIDYINPNDIASVEVLKDASSTAIYGARGANGVVIVTTKRGTSGGGRATYDAEVGVGYAPKLLPVLSSEEFLAVEELAYENAKKFDPVGWATGTKYTDPKTKRTNPLLFDSNGKPLYNTDWQKEAFRNAITQNHQLAFTNGNEKGSYGGFVNYRNEQGVAYGSWQKRYSARFVFDTEIKDWLKVGGVLSYTDQKDKQVDELGGGGITMMRQVLEALPLIPVRYADGRWASNRDYPGMEGGDNPIRVADERLYYLSTQPFIGNMYANIKLMDGLEFRTSIGTNIINQRKDYAAAVGLQYISSDGSANVDNKRFNSWQFENYFTYLKDFGNIHSINAMLGFSWQHTDYFGSYASSSKYTDFYYQFNNLGAGATMNAPSSGANANGLNSYFTRINYTLLNKYLFTFTGRVDGSSKFGQDNQYAFFPSAAVAWKINEENFLKDSESISNLKLRMSYGATGNSEIPAYRALAGMGNYEIIQGGDRMVGVGTGRIANPTLKWERTEQVDLGLELGLFQNKLNFELDVYHRQVNDMLLDAPIPLSSGYGTIFRNIGSMKNDGIEFGVNVANIGNDVFSWSGLFNFSYNRNQVLRLIGGADIYSGATIIREGEPVGSFWGFQHLGTWSSADEAEAKKYNMLPGDVRYQDINGDGVINDNDKTIIGRGIPDGYGTFSNTFKYKNLSLLIDLQYMFGNDVIDRSIHSAEDRQGIANSYKTVLNAWTESNQNTPIAQVRPINAYYTTNNDSHKVSDASFIRGRNLMLSYTLNPDVVSRMKLDRLRFFASVQNFFVITKYSGYDPEVSNSGSAFDQGFGLYDYPRPRVFTFGLNIGL
- a CDS encoding response regulator transcription factor, giving the protein MNLTQDTQSSQYYDFNGHIIDMVGQILQQKFLKVEIGDFDVGNLVVENHKEPTNSFFYKCRTDGMNHANPETEQIWLAYFDFFFPPEDIVPLMPELFHAIRQKELNKVYFFFQRARPQQIGDYKWHFATSKLFALGDESQPGILFRYAFELNKAENKPLSLNDESYFQKYCNRVMLLSKREKEVIKLIVEGKSSQDISELLFISIHTVNNHRKNITNKLEINNLCHLTKFAILFNMV